One window from the genome of Yamadazyma tenuis chromosome 7, complete sequence encodes:
- the SIN4 gene encoding mediator complex subunit (EggNog:ENOG503P1BK; COG:K), translating to METIRVDSKSLNHEMKCYDTISWSKNGFIAYSIPSSNSKDNLLLTYLENVDGKKWQLAKPQKLCVKPTLDGFHSPELSLVSWSNLSTDLAVADVYGNFYILLAGVGLVREDSKTTPPGDSGSPSYELTTYNHLEMIYRDIITNQSNQRPNVAVQFVAFAWLPIEKNQIINTEAKLLNSANSSGMSFSYGYGVEQYRPMNLCHPISTKQACIALRTNGELVLHYQGEHKVEYHKLLVNLNEGYSYNLHIEKVAFGFPNEKKIIVVTYDSLSNKIRTYSVTINWGFLVEAASKQKIDPHFNTPKDLQKSPTLSCCLINEMSPNVENEFDAVHYDDNLDSSVSPDAMDVDTDVKFKSETEESKPSEYKPKQKIGKLAFIEIISPVYDEKDTIDILIGYEFYDENLKVSTTFNRYKILESSRLISDTFGEIGRKKGAVSDGSNIQKEFNLVYQDKLVLPKRVLKSTNQTSDFLVLCEDGSIESIVKKESKATAWSKNGNSSIPESIRSVMDTGFSMGNLHISGKNPLIIAFSPNGIGAIYTEINEPTTNLKLEFVEKTSSTGISAEELYITAVGFAFQHAFACYCSICSDDILILIQLEVERISRLIKKMIPGSQKQLEATDRFIESILCESHKAINFQLDIFNKESVDKLLSNPPLQKLLSLQLILGGLDYRVNDISENIAWIILNLRSTSFGIMFSLSSIYRQISKKKPTEDTMEDSITRAESIISLIGNVRWLVELIICLNEELLQIYISRKHPESSVIDLNNSIVLPVLLSKVPRLFLMYALSSIGKTHEVLKKLNKDLSDSNKLFTPMKDALNRYFTACANSPLNLNLYESFLRECDTYITTETLNLTKTRPKGHILKMEQQLVCDGKVHEDMVKMGQWIVAKFASNIPRDLKVAEMFYYNVDWLDISYKTVKKDQTVEIVSTDTHRDEYFRYTEESIPRHTYTKHGRIDALRKVLIDAKDTSVILRKCTRCRSISLVNDPLVFSNGTLGLWTMVFQRTCICGSAWVNI from the coding sequence ATGGAGACCATCAGAGTGGATTCTAAGTCATTGAACCACGAGATGAAGTGCTACGACACGATATCGTGGTCGAAGAACGGGTTCATTGCATATTCCATTCCGTCGTCCAATTCCAAGGACAACCTTCTTTTGACgtatttggaaaatgtTGACGGTAAGAAATGGCAGTTGGCCAAACCGCAAAAGCTCTGTGTCAAACCCACGTTGGACGGATTCCATTCTCCCGAATTATCGCTCGTATCATGGAGTAATCTCAGCACCGATCTTGCCGTTGCCGACGTGTACGGAAACTTCTACATTTTGTTGGCAGGTGTGGGATTGGTTCGTGAAGATAGTAAAACCACGCCTCCAGGTGATTCTGGTAGTCCCAGCTACGAGTTGACAACCTACAACCACTTGGAAATGATATACCGtgatatcatcaccaaccaacTGAATCAAAGGCCCAATGTGGCGGTTCAGTTTGTAGCATTTGCGTGGTTGCCCATCGAGAAgaatcaaatcatcaataccGAAGCCAAACTTCTCAATTCTGCAAACTCGAGTGGTATGTCGTTTTCCTACGGGTATGGCGTAGAGCAGTACCGTCCTATGAACTTGTGCCACCCAATATCTACCAAACAGGCTTGTATAGCATTGAGAACCAACGGGGAATTAGTGCTACACTATCAGGGAGAACACAAGGTGGAATACCACAAATTattggtgaacttgaatgaaGGGTATAGCTACAACTTACACATAGAGAAGGTAGCGTTTGGATTCCCGAacgagaagaagatcatTGTGGTGACTTACGATTCGTTGTCGAATAAAATAAGAACATATTCAGTTACCATCAACTGGGGGTTCCTAGTGGAGGCTGCCAGCAAGCAGAAAATAGACCCTCATTTCAATACTCCTAAAGACTTACAGAAAAGCCCAACCTTATCGTGCTGCTTAATCAATGAAATGTCTCCCAACGTGGAGAATGAATTTGATGCTGTTCACTATGATGATAACCTCGATAGCCTGGTTAGCCCGGACGCAATGGATGTGGACACAGATGTGAAGTTTAAGAGTGAGACTGAGGAGTCGAAGCCTCTGGAATATAAGCCAAAACAAAAAATCGGGAAGTTGGCTTTCATCGAGATCATTTCTCCAGTATATGATGAAAAAGACACTATAGACATATTGATTGGCTACGAATTCTATGACGAGAATCTCAAAGTTTCCACCACTTTCAACCGTtacaagatcttggagagTAGTAGACTCATCTCGGATACGTTTGGAGAAATCGGTCGAAAAAAGGGAGCTGTTTCAGATGGTTCAAACATACAAAAagagttcaacttggtgtaCCAAGACAAGTTGGTATTGCCGAAAAGAGTCTTGAAGCTGACTAACCAGACTTCTGATTTCTTGGTTTTGTGTGAAGACGGATCAATTGAAAGTATTGTCAAAAAGGAATCAAAAGCCACTGCCTGGAGTAAGAATGGTAACTCCAGCATTCCTGAATCTATCAGGTCGGTGATGGACACGGGATTCCTGATGGGGAACCTTCATATTTCAGGTAAGAACCCTCTTATAATCGCATTTTCACCAAACGGAATTGGTGCCATCTAcactgaaatcaatgagCCCACAACGAATTTGAAACTcgagtttgttgaaaaaacTTCCTCGACAGGTATTTCTGCCGAAGAACTTTACATCACCGCAGTGGGATTTGCCTTTCAACACGCTTTTGCTTGCTACTGTAGCATTTGCTCAGATGATATCTTGATCTTAATCCAGCTAGAGGTTGAAAGAATTTCAAGGTTAATAAAAAAGATGATTCCAGGCAGCCAGAAACAACTAGAAGCCACAGACAGATTCATCGAGTCGATTCTCTGTGAATCTCATAAGGCTATCAACTTCCAGTTGgatatcttcaacaaggagtCAGTAGACAAATTGTTGTCAAACCCTCCTCTACAGAAGTTGTTGTCTTTGCAGTTGATATTAGGTGGTCTTGACTACCGTGTCAACGATATAAGCGAGAACATTGCGTGGATTATCTTGAACTTAAGAAGCACAAGTTTTGGAATCATGTTTCTGTTGTCGAGCATCTACCGACAAATATCTAAGAAAAAACCTACCGAAGATACAATGGAAGATTCTATCACCAGAGCTGAGTCTATCATTTCACTCATTGGAAACGTTAGAtggttggtggagttgatcaTTTGCTTGAATGAAGAACTACTTCAGATTTATATCAGCAGAAAACATCCTGAATCAAGTGtcattgacttgaacaactccaTTGTTTTACCGGTGCTTTTGAGTAAAGTCCCCCGGTTGTTCCTCATGTATGCGTTATCTTCTATCGGTAAGACTCATGAAgttctcaagaagttgaacaaggatTTGCTGGATTCAAACAAATTATTCACACCCATGAAAGACGCTTTGAACCGGTACTTCACTGCTTGTGCAAACTCGccattgaatttgaacttgtaTGAATCGTTCCTCCGAGAGTGCGATACCTACATCACCACCGAAACATTGAATCTCACGAAAACCCGGCCAAAGGGCcacattttgaagatggaacAGCAGCTTGTTTGCGATGGGAAAGTTCACGAGGATATGGTCAAGATGGGCCAATGGATCGTGGCGAAGTTTGCTTCCAATATTCCTAGGGATTTAAAGGTGGCAGAGATGTTTTACTATAATGTGGATTGGCTCGATATAAGCTATAAGACCGTTAAAAAGGACCAAACTGTGGAAATCGTCAGCACAGACACACATCGGGATGAATATTTCAGGTATACCGAAGAGTCAATTCCCCGACACACTTACACCAAACACGGACGGATTGATGCATTGAGAAAAGTGTTAATCGATGCCAAAGATACATCTGTGATTCTTCGAAAATGCACCAGGTGTAGGTCAATATCGTTGGTGAACGATCCCTTGGTATTCAGCAATGGGACCTTGGGGCTATGGACAATGGtgtttcaaagaacttgtaTTTGCGGTAGTGCTTGGGTAAACATCTAG